A single Desulfurobacterium sp. TC5-1 DNA region contains:
- a CDS encoding chemotaxis response regulator CheY, which translates to MPLPDPNIKILVVDDMATMRRIEKSLLMQLGFKNIDEAEDGKVALQKLRQGDYDFVLTDWNMPNMTGLELVQEIRKDPKLKHLPVLMVTAEAKKENVLAAIKAGVNNYVVKPFTAETLKEKIEKIFSAYKK; encoded by the coding sequence ATGCCTCTTCCTGATCCGAATATAAAGATTCTGGTAGTTGACGATATGGCTACAATGAGGAGGATAGAAAAATCCCTTCTGATGCAGCTTGGTTTTAAAAACATAGACGAAGCTGAAGACGGAAAGGTTGCCCTTCAAAAATTAAGGCAGGGGGATTACGATTTTGTTCTTACAGACTGGAACATGCCCAACATGACCGGACTTGAGCTTGTTCAGGAGATAAGAAAGGACCCAAAGTTAAAACATCTGCCCGTTTTGATGGTAACTGCTGAAGCGAAAAAAGAAAACGTTCTTGCAGCCATAAAAGCCGGTGTTAATAACTATGTTGTTAAGCCATTTACCGCAGAAACGCTGAAAGAAAAGATAGAAAAGATATTTTCTGCCTATAAAAAGTGA
- a CDS encoding chemotaxis protein, whose product MPKKQELLPKILETGANELEIVDFRMYEELEDGSIYEWALGVNVAKVKEVIFTPENVAKTPKSPPEVVGIARIRDKNVPLLSLARWMKIKPAMDEKYTIVMEFLREIVGITIHEAKRIRRLKWNEIKKPPESMNNKLGGKIVGVIEIENGQLLLLLDFEGILDELGMIRVMSVSSINKKKLGIKEDEHFKILIVDDSSVARRIMRKILTEDGHTVYEATNGIEALELLHDWLKNAKEEGKDLSDFVQLIISDIEMPGMDGLTFTKKVKGNPELAKIPVIINTSLSDQANVSKSKFVGADAHLVKFDAPDLIKLVHKYALRRNDASS is encoded by the coding sequence ATGCCTAAGAAACAGGAGCTGCTTCCGAAAATACTTGAAACCGGAGCCAATGAGCTTGAGATAGTTGACTTTAGAATGTATGAGGAGCTTGAGGACGGTTCCATATATGAGTGGGCTTTAGGCGTTAATGTTGCCAAGGTAAAAGAAGTTATCTTTACCCCTGAGAATGTGGCGAAGACGCCGAAGTCACCTCCTGAAGTTGTGGGAATAGCCAGAATAAGGGATAAGAATGTCCCTCTCCTTTCTCTTGCAAGATGGATGAAGATTAAACCGGCAATGGATGAGAAATACACTATTGTAATGGAATTTTTGAGAGAGATTGTCGGTATAACAATTCACGAGGCAAAGAGAATCCGCCGTTTAAAGTGGAACGAGATTAAAAAACCGCCTGAGAGTATGAACAACAAGCTCGGCGGCAAGATTGTTGGAGTTATAGAGATAGAGAACGGTCAGCTTCTTCTACTGCTTGACTTTGAAGGTATTCTTGATGAGCTTGGTATGATAAGGGTTATGAGCGTCAGCAGTATTAATAAGAAAAAACTCGGAATTAAGGAAGATGAACACTTTAAGATTCTCATTGTTGATGATAGTTCCGTTGCTCGCAGAATAATGAGAAAAATTCTGACCGAAGATGGTCACACCGTATATGAGGCGACAAACGGTATAGAAGCTCTTGAGTTACTTCACGACTGGCTTAAAAATGCCAAAGAAGAGGGGAAAGACCTTTCCGATTTTGTTCAGCTTATAATTTCTGACATAGAGATGCCCGGAATGGATGGTTTAACTTTCACCAAGAAAGTTAAAGGCAATCCTGAGCTTGCAAAGATACCTGTTATAATAAATACATCGCTCAGTGACCAGGCTAACGTTAGCAAGAGTAAGTTTGTTGGAGCAGATGCGCACCTTGTAAAGTTTGATGCACCTGACCTGATAAAGCTTGTCCATAAATACGCTTTAAGGAGGAATGATGCCTCTTCCTGA
- a CDS encoding methyl-accepting chemotaxis protein: MFGNRGNGESTVFLKKTIANLEKEIEKLEEQLKACEKEKKNLFETVEQVKRTAEEEKRALQEELEKVKEEKEKIDNDLYMYKQIVDSFMEEAFFLASPDFKPGRAGNEIVLANRRALEIASKWKDVFLKEFGVNPDNLIGTSIHVMHKDPERIKTLLKATRPGEHIKNADIPVGPYVMASYRHVILNKDGSVRGYLATWKDATAEREIVENLKTTQQMIVSNLKAAKESLFQAIDTAVSVSVVLNSIQKVIETSKEESEAARKIKEQINDLVKVSEQLKVNYNKILEYLNEAEKKTTSSIEQMKYIHSITSNLEEVVQDLRHQTEQIDQVVEVITSITEQTNLLALNAAIEAARAGEAGRGFAVVADEVRKLAERTNKSAVEIKEVVKNMREKMAKTTKITEEATKAVNDGMDIFSQNKEVYNNIKDSAEDTLAVINRLFTAVEEEEKHIETIVEKIQDSSEIISNLSTITDNVIKNSDRTKAEIKKVLATFGMVDLGDAKDLIKIVTDVLDIIESIEENIRKVYVLNIQPDTTFIASVNSLMNTITSSTHVFRTVVSKHPELASLISEIEELIEDLLVEAKEIAVALQNRDFGETLEKMEELIKVSNEITSKVVVCIKTYLNIKDGGR; encoded by the coding sequence ATGTTTGGCAACAGAGGGAACGGGGAATCCACAGTTTTTCTCAAAAAAACGATAGCCAATCTTGAGAAAGAGATAGAAAAACTTGAAGAGCAGCTGAAGGCTTGTGAAAAGGAGAAGAAGAACCTTTTTGAAACAGTAGAACAGGTAAAAAGGACTGCGGAAGAAGAGAAGAGGGCATTACAGGAAGAGCTTGAAAAGGTTAAGGAAGAAAAAGAGAAGATAGATAACGATCTCTACATGTATAAACAGATAGTTGACTCTTTCATGGAAGAAGCATTTTTCCTTGCCAGTCCGGACTTTAAGCCAGGTCGGGCGGGTAACGAAATTGTGCTGGCAAACAGGAGAGCTCTCGAGATAGCCTCAAAGTGGAAAGACGTTTTCCTTAAAGAGTTTGGCGTTAATCCCGATAATTTAATAGGGACGTCTATTCACGTGATGCATAAAGATCCGGAAAGGATAAAGACTCTTCTTAAAGCGACAAGACCCGGTGAACACATTAAAAACGCCGACATCCCTGTAGGCCCTTACGTTATGGCATCATACAGGCATGTTATTCTCAATAAAGACGGAAGCGTCAGGGGTTATCTTGCAACCTGGAAGGATGCAACTGCAGAAAGAGAGATAGTTGAAAACCTGAAAACAACGCAACAGATGATAGTTTCAAACCTTAAAGCAGCGAAAGAGAGTCTCTTCCAGGCTATTGACACGGCCGTTTCCGTTTCTGTTGTTCTCAACAGCATTCAAAAGGTTATAGAGACATCAAAAGAAGAGTCTGAAGCGGCAAGAAAGATAAAGGAACAGATAAATGACCTTGTGAAGGTTTCTGAGCAGCTTAAAGTAAACTACAACAAAATACTTGAATATCTTAACGAAGCGGAGAAGAAAACCACCTCTTCTATTGAGCAGATGAAGTACATTCACTCAATAACCAGCAACCTTGAAGAGGTTGTTCAGGACTTAAGGCATCAGACAGAGCAGATTGACCAGGTTGTGGAAGTGATAACTTCCATAACTGAGCAGACTAACCTGCTTGCTCTCAATGCTGCCATTGAAGCCGCAAGGGCAGGAGAAGCAGGTAGAGGCTTTGCCGTAGTTGCTGATGAGGTAAGAAAGCTGGCAGAAAGAACGAATAAGTCTGCCGTTGAGATTAAAGAGGTTGTTAAGAACATGCGTGAGAAGATGGCAAAAACAACTAAGATTACGGAAGAAGCAACGAAAGCTGTCAACGACGGGATGGATATATTCAGTCAGAACAAGGAGGTTTACAACAATATTAAGGATTCAGCGGAAGACACACTTGCAGTTATCAACAGGCTGTTTACTGCCGTTGAAGAGGAAGAGAAACACATCGAGACAATTGTTGAGAAGATTCAGGATTCTTCAGAGATTATCAGTAACCTTTCCACGATTACAGATAATGTTATTAAGAATTCTGACAGAACGAAAGCCGAGATTAAAAAAGTTCTTGCTACATTTGGTATGGTTGATCTTGGAGATGCAAAAGACCTCATCAAGATTGTTACCGATGTTCTTGATATTATTGAAAGCATTGAGGAGAACATCAGGAAAGTTTACGTTCTCAATATTCAGCCCGATACAACATTTATCGCTTCCGTTAATTCACTGATGAATACGATAACCTCTTCAACCCACGTCTTTAGAACGGTTGTTTCAAAACATCCAGAGCTTGCTTCTTTAATTTCTGAGATAGAAGAACTTATAGAGGATCTTCTTGTAGAGGCTAAAGAGATAGCCGTAGCTCTTCAGAATAGGGACTTTGGAGAAACACTTGAAAAGATGGAAGAGCTTATCAAGGTGAGCAACGAGATTACATCAAAGGTAGTTGTTTGTATAAAAACCTATCTGAACATAAAAGATGGAGGCCGTTGA
- a CDS encoding chemotaxis protein CheW, whose translation MQVEDGRKKELEIEEIVGATVSREIQVIGFKLNDELVGIPIEEIVEITTDKDITPVPKSPEFVLGVMNLRGKIVPVATVKKKLGIREEITPELFEKNNIIILDTDYGEVGITVDEIVGSLRFTEDDILPEPTGTIGIEIKHIKGVVQLDSQLLIILDTKTIFSKEEK comes from the coding sequence ATGCAGGTAGAAGATGGTAGGAAGAAAGAGCTGGAGATAGAAGAGATAGTTGGTGCGACGGTTTCAAGAGAGATACAGGTAATAGGTTTTAAGTTGAACGATGAACTTGTCGGTATTCCTATAGAAGAGATTGTTGAAATAACGACCGATAAAGATATAACGCCTGTTCCAAAGTCGCCCGAGTTTGTTTTGGGAGTAATGAACCTGAGAGGAAAGATTGTTCCCGTAGCTACTGTAAAAAAGAAGTTGGGGATAAGGGAAGAAATTACACCGGAGCTGTTTGAAAAGAATAACATCATTATCCTTGATACCGACTACGGAGAGGTTGGAATTACGGTAGATGAAATAGTCGGTTCTCTGAGGTTTACTGAGGATGATATCCTGCCGGAGCCGACGGGAACAATAGGGATTGAGATTAAACACATAAAAGGTGTGGTTCAGTTAGACAGTCAGCTTTTGATAATCCTTGATACGAAAACCATTTTTTCAAAGGAGGAAAAATAG
- a CDS encoding chemotaxis protein CheA, with the protein MKIDIPQDMQEIFEEFLVEAGEIIDSLDQDLINLENSPDDEELINRIFRGMHTLKGGAGFLNLTTIVELAHRMEDIFNKVRSGELKIDSEKLDILFEGLDKLKEALDMVRDSGEIPDPEDIDDILKKLDSILKGDSGSPQEESGSESSESSSTEGGENGVKGLKFKEDVPEALKKLIERYPDKDLAGLLEEIILMPPEERPMEIIPVIEKLIDEGKEIKDLLKEEKQEEKKEPPPPPLQKKEPEKRPEPVKPPVPAKPPKEKKKTSDVIRIDVERIENLMNLVGEIVLDRNRIMRLISQLERELRSETIEALNETVISMDRTVSDLQAAVMKLRMQPIKKIFSKFPRIVRDLSKKLGKKVNLIIEGEDTELDKSIIDKLEDPLIHLVRNSLDHGIEMPEERVMMGKPETGTIKLFAYHEGDHIIIGISDDGRGIDVEKVKEKAIEKGLITPDQAKQMTEKDAYSIILMPGFSTNDQVTELSGRGVGMDVVASVIYSLRGTIEIESEEGKGTTILLKLPLTVAIIRTLIIGVNNQIFSIPLHAIIEIVKYDKEKVKNVGRFKSLVLRDEVLPLFSLNELLGIEESGDKNFIVVVKVGEKYIAVSVDKLYGEEEIVIKSMGALLEDIPGIAGATIAGDGRVILILDINSLLNDIKKDLIGVI; encoded by the coding sequence ATGAAGATTGATATTCCTCAGGACATGCAGGAAATTTTTGAAGAATTTTTGGTTGAAGCCGGTGAGATAATAGACAGTCTTGATCAGGATCTTATAAATCTTGAAAATTCTCCCGATGATGAAGAGCTGATTAACCGTATTTTCAGGGGAATGCATACCCTTAAAGGTGGTGCTGGATTTCTAAATCTTACTACTATCGTTGAGCTCGCCCACCGTATGGAAGACATTTTTAACAAGGTAAGAAGTGGTGAGTTGAAGATAGATTCTGAAAAATTGGACATTCTTTTTGAGGGCCTTGATAAGTTAAAAGAGGCTCTTGATATGGTGAGGGACAGTGGCGAAATTCCTGATCCAGAAGATATAGACGATATATTGAAAAAACTGGACTCCATACTTAAAGGCGATAGCGGCAGTCCGCAGGAAGAGAGTGGTTCAGAAAGCTCAGAAAGTTCTTCAACAGAAGGTGGTGAAAACGGTGTTAAGGGATTAAAGTTTAAGGAGGATGTTCCGGAAGCTCTTAAAAAGTTGATAGAGAGGTATCCGGATAAGGATTTAGCCGGACTTTTGGAAGAGATAATTTTGATGCCACCGGAAGAGCGGCCTATGGAGATAATTCCGGTTATTGAAAAGTTGATTGATGAAGGAAAGGAGATAAAAGACCTTTTGAAGGAAGAGAAACAGGAAGAAAAGAAAGAGCCTCCTCCACCTCCTTTGCAGAAAAAAGAACCTGAGAAAAGGCCAGAACCTGTAAAGCCTCCCGTGCCTGCCAAGCCTCCTAAGGAAAAGAAGAAAACAAGTGATGTTATCAGAATAGATGTTGAGAGAATAGAAAATCTTATGAATCTCGTTGGAGAGATAGTCCTTGATAGAAACAGAATAATGAGGCTTATTTCTCAGCTTGAGAGAGAGCTTAGAAGTGAGACGATAGAAGCTCTCAACGAAACCGTTATAAGTATGGACAGGACGGTTAGTGACCTTCAGGCTGCGGTTATGAAACTGAGAATGCAGCCCATAAAGAAGATATTTTCCAAGTTTCCCCGCATAGTAAGAGACCTTTCTAAAAAGCTCGGCAAAAAGGTTAATCTAATAATAGAAGGTGAGGATACAGAGCTTGATAAATCCATAATAGATAAGCTGGAAGATCCACTTATCCATCTTGTTAGAAACTCTCTTGATCACGGTATAGAGATGCCCGAAGAAAGAGTAATGATGGGCAAGCCGGAAACGGGGACGATAAAGCTTTTTGCCTATCACGAGGGTGATCACATCATTATTGGCATTTCTGATGACGGTCGCGGTATAGATGTTGAAAAGGTGAAGGAAAAAGCGATAGAAAAGGGGTTGATAACGCCGGATCAGGCAAAACAGATGACGGAGAAAGATGCCTACAGCATTATCTTAATGCCAGGGTTCTCAACCAATGACCAGGTCACGGAACTTTCGGGTCGTGGTGTTGGCATGGATGTTGTTGCCTCTGTCATTTATTCCCTTAGAGGAACTATAGAGATAGAGAGTGAAGAGGGGAAAGGGACTACAATTCTTCTCAAACTACCGCTGACTGTTGCCATTATAAGAACCCTTATCATAGGCGTTAATAATCAAATATTCTCTATCCCACTCCATGCCATAATAGAGATTGTGAAGTACGATAAAGAAAAAGTTAAAAATGTTGGAAGGTTTAAGAGTCTTGTATTAAGAGATGAAGTTTTACCTTTGTTTAGCTTGAATGAACTTTTAGGCATTGAGGAATCAGGAGATAAAAATTTCATCGTTGTTGTTAAAGTTGGTGAAAAGTATATTGCCGTTTCTGTTGATAAACTTTACGGAGAAGAAGAGATAGTTATTAAATCAATGGGGGCTCTTCTTGAAGATATTCCCGGAATTGCCGGTGCAACAATTGCCGGCGATGGAAGAGTAATTCTGATTTTAGACATTAATTCCCTTTTGAACGACATTAAAAAAGACCTGATAGGGGTAATCTAA
- a CDS encoding RidA family protein translates to MESVKTKEAPEPVGPYSQGIIVSGFLFLSGQIGIDPETGKLVEGIENQTEQILKNIEAVLKAAGSSKERIVKTTIFIKDIKNFAKVNEIYGNFFKNCPVFPARSTVEVSNLPLNAEIEIECIAKV, encoded by the coding sequence GTGGAAAGTGTAAAAACGAAAGAAGCACCGGAACCGGTGGGGCCCTACTCTCAGGGAATAATCGTCAGCGGATTCTTATTCCTGTCCGGACAGATAGGCATAGATCCGGAAACGGGAAAACTTGTAGAAGGAATTGAAAACCAAACAGAGCAGATTTTAAAAAACATAGAAGCTGTTCTAAAAGCGGCAGGAAGTTCTAAAGAAAGAATAGTTAAAACTACTATCTTTATAAAAGACATCAAAAACTTCGCAAAAGTAAACGAAATCTATGGAAATTTCTTCAAGAATTGCCCGGTATTCCCCGCAAGGTCAACAGTCGAAGTTTCAAACCTTCCACTCAATGCAGAGATAGAAATAGAGTGTATTGCAAAGGTTTAA
- the rsmI gene encoding 16S rRNA (cytidine(1402)-2'-O)-methyltransferase — MKGTLFVVATPIGNLEDITLRALKTLKNADVIAAEDTRRTKELLSAFNISGKKLLAYHEHNEKEATEKIINLLEEGNNVCLVSDAGTPAISDPGFRVVKRAREEKINVIPVPGASAVIAALSASGFPTDKFLFYGFLPKKRKKREEALVEILQMPWTVVAYESPHRIEETLKTISKLSPDRKIALYREITKLHEEFTEGTAEEILKNLTPKGEMVLLFYPQKATAEEIDPAKLLEKFKKEGKTLKEAVKKTCQITGLKKNEIYKKALKIFSE, encoded by the coding sequence ATGAAAGGCACCCTTTTTGTTGTGGCAACACCTATTGGCAATTTGGAAGATATCACTCTACGAGCACTTAAAACATTGAAAAATGCTGACGTAATAGCTGCAGAAGACACAAGGAGAACAAAAGAGCTACTTTCAGCGTTTAACATTTCAGGAAAGAAACTCCTCGCTTACCACGAACACAACGAAAAAGAAGCCACCGAAAAAATCATAAATCTGTTAGAGGAAGGGAACAACGTCTGTTTAGTCTCAGATGCCGGAACGCCAGCCATAAGCGATCCGGGATTCCGAGTCGTAAAAAGGGCCCGGGAAGAGAAAATAAATGTCATTCCCGTACCCGGTGCATCAGCGGTAATCGCAGCACTATCTGCTTCTGGATTTCCAACGGATAAATTTCTCTTCTACGGTTTCCTGCCTAAAAAGAGAAAGAAAAGGGAAGAGGCGCTCGTGGAAATTTTACAAATGCCATGGACAGTGGTAGCATACGAATCTCCCCACCGTATAGAAGAAACATTAAAAACGATTTCAAAGTTATCACCCGACAGGAAAATCGCTCTCTACCGGGAAATAACGAAACTTCACGAAGAATTTACAGAGGGAACAGCTGAAGAGATTTTAAAAAACCTGACACCAAAAGGCGAAATGGTGCTTCTCTTTTATCCTCAAAAAGCAACAGCTGAAGAGATAGACCCTGCAAAACTCCTTGAGAAATTCAAAAAAGAGGGAAAAACTCTCAAAGAAGCAGTTAAAAAGACATGCCAGATTACAGGCTTAAAGAAAAACGAGATTTACAAGAAAGCACTGAAGATATTTTCAGAGTGA
- a CDS encoding S-adenosylmethionine decarboxylase, with the protein MEFVGRHIMMDAVVTDITRINTIQPIYDYMEEMARQLDMTLVYPPIVARFPFAQSELEQFVKKLSEENVKSVTLDFMEETLKRRATEDSGVSGVSIWLESHCTIHTWPEEKFFSLDAYSCKDFDPMVALELTIKWFKVEYASFVDVERYIGAPCKIKAYEYKNGELVPCQPSIK; encoded by the coding sequence ATGGAATTTGTAGGAAGACACATAATGATGGATGCGGTTGTAACTGATATTACAAGAATTAACACGATTCAGCCCATCTACGACTACATGGAAGAGATGGCGAGGCAACTTGACATGACACTTGTATATCCACCTATCGTTGCCCGTTTTCCGTTTGCACAGTCAGAACTTGAGCAGTTTGTTAAAAAACTTTCTGAAGAGAACGTTAAGAGTGTAACCCTCGATTTTATGGAGGAGACTCTTAAAAGGAGAGCCACTGAAGATAGCGGAGTTTCAGGTGTTTCTATCTGGCTGGAGAGCCACTGTACTATTCACACATGGCCTGAAGAGAAGTTTTTCAGTCTTGACGCTTACAGCTGTAAAGATTTTGATCCAATGGTTGCCCTTGAGCTTACTATAAAGTGGTTTAAGGTTGAGTATGCATCTTTTGTTGATGTTGAAAGATATATCGGTGCTCCATGTAAGATAAAAGCTTATGAGTATAAAAACGGAGAACTTGTTCCCTGTCAACCTTCCATTAAGTGA
- a CDS encoding HAD family hydrolase: protein MQRAVFLDRDNTLIEDEGYIHEPEKVKLLPGVAEGLKILKDAGFLLIVISNQSGIGRGYFKEEDFHAVNKRLNQLLEPYSVQIDDFFFCPHKPDEGCSCRKPETELFFKAAKKWNINLRESFMIGDKIIDIEAGKRAGCKKSYLVKEGEFLMIARKITGER from the coding sequence ATGCAAAGGGCAGTATTCCTTGATAGAGACAATACGCTCATTGAAGACGAAGGATACATACACGAGCCAGAAAAGGTAAAACTACTCCCGGGCGTTGCCGAAGGACTTAAAATACTAAAAGACGCAGGATTTCTCCTAATCGTAATCTCCAATCAATCCGGCATAGGAAGAGGCTATTTTAAAGAGGAAGATTTCCATGCAGTAAACAAAAGGCTGAATCAACTTTTAGAACCTTACAGCGTTCAAATTGACGATTTCTTTTTCTGCCCTCACAAACCTGACGAAGGATGCAGTTGCAGAAAACCGGAAACCGAACTTTTCTTTAAAGCAGCAAAAAAGTGGAACATAAATTTAAGAGAGAGCTTCATGATAGGAGATAAGATAATCGATATTGAAGCCGGAAAAAGGGCGGGATGCAAAAAGAGCTACCTTGTAAAAGAGGGTGAATTTTTAATGATAGCCAGAAAAATTACAGGTGAACGATGA
- the lpxB gene encoding lipid-A-disaccharide synthase gives MKKLLIVTGELSAFNYAREIADELKNDLELYGVLLEEIEGVKNIYDAKKLTAFGLFEAVTKLLEIRKGLNTIRNFLKKEKPDAVLLIDFPGFNMKVAEAAKEEGIKVFYFISPKFWAWNYKRGKKIAKLVDRMFVIFPFEVELYKEFNFEVTYVGNPLMDMVKPDKSREAFFKEYNLKKPPILLMPGSRESEIKYLLQLMLKAAKKIKETDPAEEFILPIAESLDFKAVSETIKREAPFVKIVKGKEAYNAMFYSKAGIIASGTASLEAAIALLPHVVIYKLHPLTFAIAKRLVRTKYISLPNIIAGEEVIPELIQDKATPAEIKKALIDVSEKREAIKKALTEKVKSQLRGKAIKTLCEELKVSV, from the coding sequence ATGAAAAAGCTTCTCATAGTAACAGGTGAACTTTCCGCATTCAACTATGCAAGGGAAATCGCAGATGAACTTAAAAACGATTTAGAACTTTACGGCGTTTTGCTTGAAGAGATAGAAGGCGTTAAAAACATCTACGATGCAAAAAAACTAACGGCATTTGGGCTGTTTGAAGCAGTTACAAAACTTTTAGAAATAAGAAAGGGACTAAATACAATCAGAAACTTTTTAAAGAAGGAAAAGCCTGATGCAGTACTTCTGATAGACTTTCCCGGATTTAACATGAAAGTGGCAGAAGCAGCAAAAGAGGAGGGAATAAAAGTCTTCTACTTCATATCTCCAAAATTCTGGGCGTGGAACTACAAAAGGGGAAAAAAGATTGCAAAGTTAGTCGATAGAATGTTTGTAATATTCCCCTTTGAAGTGGAACTCTATAAAGAATTTAACTTTGAAGTAACCTACGTGGGCAATCCGCTAATGGACATGGTAAAACCAGACAAAAGTAGAGAAGCATTCTTTAAAGAATACAACTTAAAAAAACCTCCCATCCTCCTCATGCCGGGCAGCCGCGAATCCGAAATAAAATATCTCCTTCAACTCATGTTAAAAGCCGCCAAAAAAATAAAAGAAACAGACCCTGCAGAAGAATTTATTCTCCCTATTGCCGAAAGCCTCGATTTTAAAGCTGTTTCGGAAACGATAAAAAGAGAAGCCCCCTTCGTAAAAATTGTAAAAGGAAAAGAAGCATACAACGCAATGTTTTATTCAAAGGCAGGAATTATAGCTTCCGGAACCGCAAGCCTTGAAGCTGCAATAGCCCTTCTTCCTCATGTTGTCATCTACAAACTTCATCCATTAACATTCGCAATTGCAAAGCGACTCGTAAGGACGAAGTATATATCTCTCCCTAACATAATAGCCGGGGAAGAGGTGATCCCCGAGCTTATCCAGGACAAAGCGACACCTGCAGAAATCAAAAAAGCTCTAATAGACGTATCAGAAAAAAGAGAAGCAATTAAAAAAGCACTTACTGAGAAAGTTAAAAGTCAACTTAGAGGCAAAGCCATTAAAACCCTGTGTGAAGAACTTAAAGTATCGGTGTAG
- a CDS encoding aspartate-semialdehyde dehydrogenase, whose amino-acid sequence MGYSVAVVGATGAVGKEMIKVLEQRNFPVDKIKLLASERSAGKKLKFKGEEITVEKLTPESFEGVEIALFSAGGDRSKQFAPEAVKRGAVVIDNSSAFRMDKEVPLVVPEVNPEDVKWHKGIIANPNCSTIQMVVALKPLYDLSRIKRIVVSTYQAVSGAGAAAIEELKAQSEAVLKGTKVPPAKKIPKQIAFNCVPQIDVFFDDGYTKEEHKMVNETKKIMHDPEIKVSATCVRVPVFIGHSESVNLEFEKPVSVEDAINALKNAPGVTVVDDFKNGVYPTPIDVAGKDNVLVGRIRKDDTIENGLNLWIVGDNLRKGAALNAVQIAEVLIEENLI is encoded by the coding sequence ATGGGATACAGCGTAGCCGTGGTCGGTGCAACAGGTGCCGTTGGAAAAGAAATGATAAAGGTATTAGAACAGCGCAACTTTCCCGTTGATAAGATAAAACTGTTAGCATCTGAACGTTCTGCCGGAAAAAAACTAAAGTTTAAAGGAGAAGAAATAACCGTAGAAAAACTTACACCAGAATCATTTGAAGGCGTTGAAATAGCTTTATTTTCTGCCGGTGGAGACAGGAGCAAGCAGTTTGCTCCGGAAGCCGTTAAAAGGGGAGCCGTAGTAATAGACAACAGCTCCGCATTCCGCATGGACAAAGAGGTACCTTTAGTTGTTCCGGAAGTGAATCCAGAGGACGTAAAGTGGCACAAAGGAATCATCGCGAATCCAAACTGCTCTACTATTCAAATGGTAGTTGCTCTTAAACCGCTCTACGACCTATCAAGAATAAAAAGAATCGTCGTTTCAACCTATCAGGCCGTTTCAGGGGCAGGCGCTGCCGCTATAGAAGAACTTAAGGCCCAATCAGAAGCCGTTTTAAAGGGAACAAAAGTCCCTCCAGCCAAAAAAATACCAAAACAAATTGCCTTTAACTGCGTTCCACAAATAGATGTCTTTTTTGACGACGGCTACACAAAAGAAGAACACAAAATGGTAAACGAAACGAAAAAAATCATGCACGACCCGGAAATAAAAGTTTCCGCAACCTGTGTAAGAGTTCCTGTCTTCATAGGACACTCTGAGAGCGTAAACCTGGAATTTGAAAAACCTGTATCCGTTGAAGATGCGATAAATGCTCTAAAAAATGCCCCGGGCGTTACCGTCGTTGACGACTTTAAAAACGGCGTATATCCAACCCCCATAGATGTAGCAGGGAAAGATAACGTTCTTGTAGGAAGAATTAGAAAAGATGATACAATAGAAAATGGTTTAAACTTGTGGATAGTTGGTGATAATCTCAGAAAAGGAGCAGCGTTAAACGCCGTTCAAATAGCGGAAGTTTTAATAGAGGAAAACCTTATTTAG